The Carassius carassius chromosome 5, fCarCar2.1, whole genome shotgun sequence DNA window TAGTATttgaagagaaaagagagagtaTGGACGTGTGTTTCAGTGCGTTTGGGAGGGCTTTGAAGGATGAAAGTGCCTTTATTCTGGGGCAAGGGCAATTGATTCAGATGTAGATTAGATGAATACATTTTTCAAGGTTTATTTTTCTGTTTGCCAATACCTGCTAGCCTGCCGATCTCCCTTTCCCTCTAaatatttctttctctctttttttctcactcACTTTCTCACCTAAGCATCAGTTTGGAAGCTGGGAGACCTGAATAATCCCTACCAATATTTCTACCAGTTGCAGTTGTGATTGAATGTTATATACAGCAGAGCTCAAAAGTGAAAATGCTTCTATTTCATATTTTTCTATTACACAGTAATTtaggtcttaagtgaaagcaaaaAGCTGAGAAAGAAAACGCATGTATGTTGTATGAGGGcagttcttaaagtgacagcagtctaatattcctgttGTCTGTCATTCAtattaatcaaaaacaacaaaacagagaaaatctctcactggtcttttgtaactttttacacaattgtttttatacaatgtataacatttatttatttgttctactgtagatttttttatttattttttaccactgaCTTTTTAGGctagtattagtttttttatatatatatattgacgcTTGTGAAATTAAGAAATTTCATATGGTTTCAAAAATTCTGAAAATCACAAACACCTCAATTAAagtatactttaaatatatatcaaaaataactatattgttatatatattgttacccTGAAATTAAATTACTCATATTTCGATACAAGATTTGGTAATATTGCCCCGTCGTAATCtgaaatatcattataatttaaaagaattttccatttaaaaatgtaatttatgattGTAATGGTAAATCTGaatttatgtattcattcattcattcaattaatAGAGACAAATAAAGTACTACCCATAAATACAGGTGTTTTCACTCTCCATGTTAACATTGTCATGTGACCTATGACATCAGCTATGGCCTCATGGGATTGTACTCAGTAGAGATAGCAGTAGCAGTACATCCGGGGGGTTTTgacatttgttttataaatgcTGGGTCTGCTACTTagttaaatgtctttatttaaatgtacacagAAGGGAAGTAGACTTGTTTTAGGTTGTATGCAGATGCAGGAAAGCTCTTCATAATTACGTCCAGGTAGGTGTGTTGGAGCAGATTGGAGCTAAACTTCCCTTCAGGAGCTTGGGACACCCCTCGTACATAGTTTGATTTAACACTTCTGGAACAAACCTACGCCCTTGGTGTCTCTCTCTGGCTGGATGGATTGATCTCCATCAGTATTAATCTCTGAGAGCTCATGAGGCTGGTGTGCTGTCCAGTCAAAGTCATTGTGATCTCAGACATGGGTATTTTGGCACAGCAGTTAAATCAGGCTTTAAACCATGTCGACCGTGACCTGATCCCACACAGCTGTGGGATatctctctctcatgctctcgCTTTCTCATTTCCCATCATCCCATGCTCTCTTGACATAGAGACACACTCACAATCAATCACAAGACTTATTTCCcgtgctctcgctctctcttgaTCCGAGCTGATGTACATTGGCTTTAGGATGTGGTGTGCTATGATAAGCTCTTTTCCTGGATGACGGTGTATGACACTGACCTAATTCTACTCTGTATGGGAATAACGACTTCCCGTGTTTGTTGTCTTGATGGTTGAGAGACAAGACAAGAAGCACAGTGCGAACACATTTGTAAATCCAACATGAGTCATGACACgcctctgggtttttttttttgttttttttgtccagTAACAATTGTCCCTTTCAGTGTACTTCCTCCTAAACTCTTGTCatcgctaaaaaaataaaagaaacttcCCGGACTTATTTCAGCCATTCGTTCCTAACTCATACTGATATATCATATTGATCTACTGTCAATATTTCATGAAACAGCAAGTTTTTTTGTCTGCAGAGCTCAAAGCAAACCCACATTGAGGAGAACCATTTGAGCAGCACTCTAATGGAAGTAAATGTTTGTGTGTTAGCCAGATGGGGAGCAAAATGTGTGAGCGTTTTGTGGATAACTGTATGTAAATTATGTTTATCTGTGAGTGTTAAACCAATCAGCCATGAGAGAATGCATCTTTACAATACTGTGGAGGGAAAAGCATGGTACACTGATATCTTAGTACTAAATGATTAGCATGATGtgtttaaatgaaacattttgaataataacttttgtgaaaactgtgatttcTTCTATGTTTAGGGTATTTGATGCatgatatatgtattttttttgtttgtttgttttgtgtttcttgagaCCAATATAATATATTCTTGCGTTATAAAAGCAAtttctttgattaaaaatattactttcttaTTGAGCCTGAACTTTTGTATGATACTGTAGTTTTTTGGAAGGTTGGTCAGTTTGTTTGGACAGTTCAAATAAATGAACAGGTAGATTTGATTAGTTTTAAAACAGTTTAGCATAGCTACTTTATTGCAAAGATCTAATAGCCTACTGTTTCTGTAAAATGATTgcaaaatatagaatatataatatagaaattGTTAGTTAAATGTAGATTAGCTCTGTTAAAATTTCTCTGAACAGAGCTTATCCAGTCAGATTTTAGAGCTGGATCTTTGGATTTATTGTAtgaccatacacacacacacacacacacacacacacacacacacacacaaacacacacacacacacacacacacacacacacacacacacacacacacacacttttcaaaaatacaaaatcttCTGAACGCAAAGTATTGAAGGTTGGTTTCTATGAATTATATAGCAATATAAAAAAGTATGACACGGCCTTTTCAAATTCCTAAACATTTTCGAGCACTAAGAGTTCCCTTACCTTCTGGTTTTGACAGCATGGGTGAAGACAGAAGCTCATTCTTTGCATCCGAATCCAAGTCTGAAAGAGGCCTCTGGCTTTGAGACGTGAAGCTTTTCAACTATAGCCATATAAAAACATAATGTTAACTGCAGGAACACCTCCAGATGACTTCTGAATTCTGAATGTGTTAATAGCAATTTAACAGGCTTCAGAAACATATCAAACATGACGGTGTTAATGCGGATTAGTTTACCGCTGGCTCTGGTTGTGATGTGAAGGTGTGGCAGGGGAGGGGTGTCTCAGTAATCTTGTCCTCACAGTGTCTCAGTGGGGCCCGGCGACGCTTCTTCGAGGGAGGAGGCGTCATCGAAGCGTTTGGGCTGTGTGCTGGCAACATGTTCTCCTTTCCTGCAAGACAGACAGAAGCAGAAAGAGATGACTCAATGAAACAATAGCTCATTCTACATGAGAAAATAATTCATCTGTGCTGATTTTAAAACttgtcacaattatacatttctcttttgcgccaaaaatcattaggatattaaatgaagatcatgttacatgaagatatttagtaaatctcctactgtacatatatcaaaacttcattttttgattagtaatatgcattgctaagaactacatttgaacaactttaaagatgattttctcaatatttagatttcttttgctccctcagattccagatcttcagatattgtcctcctaacaaaccagacatcactggagagatgatttattcagcttacaGATGATGTATaattctcaattttgaaaaattgacatttttaaagACTGTTTTTGTGTCCAGGTTCACAAATATGTTCATATAGTGCTTTTAGTgttgagaaaagaaagaaaatcccaTCCAGTGTTCAGGGTTGACATTATGAATTTTAAAAATTAGATGcgatgtattaaaataactatgCTGTCATCCCTCAAATGTCTTGTTTACGCTTTGAAGAAGTcttcatattaaatattcatgGCAGATTACTCTAAGTGAAAGACTGGATATGTCTTTTCAATCTTTTTTATCAACACTGAAAGCTCGCTGTAATGTGAATGTTTATTTTCAGACTCATAATCATCAGTTGATTTATTCTGCGCCTCGCTCTACCTGGGATCAATGGAAGAAATCAAACGTGTCAAATTTATTACACTGCCTGCTTATTCTGATTAAGTTCAATTATCTGGAAATGGCACACAATGACGGCATGACATTCTCTTAATTACTTCAATCTCATCTGGTCCTACAAGACTGCATCTGAAACTCATTCTGTTTTTGTGTTGGCAGCATTTTGAGGAGAGACTGACCGTTCTTACAATCTTGAGCCAAAGTGCTTTTATCACTCTCATTCTCCTCATTTTTCTTCTGTTCATCCCTCTCTTCGTCCTCCTCCATCAGACTCTGGAAAGCAGCCATCTTCTTCTTCAGAGAGTCACCGCGGGACAGAAACGGACTCCCCTGCAAAAGCTTCATGAGGACAGAGAACAAAGTCACAACTGACAAATACAAACAGCCATCAACATCACCAAAATGATAATTTTGTGTAACTGTGTAGTTCCTGGCAATGTCAAAGAAAGTTAACCAAAACTTTGTTTCTCAGTTTATTTCTTAAGtggaacagatttgtagaaatgtataacatcgcatcagtgtctcatcaatggatgctctgcagtgaatgggtgccgtgagaccaaacagctgataaaaacaccacagtaatccacaccactccagtccatcagttaatgacttttgtggaaagctgcatgtttgtaagaaacaagttCATAATTTAGGGAAATTTGTAAAatatctatccataatattgctttctcaagtGGAAAAAGcggtctcatctgaatcagaggAGAAATATGCACAGGCCAAGAACCATTAACAAGCAAACACAGTCCAAAACATGACGATTGTGACGTGCAAGGACAACTTTTATTTTACTGGAGGATGCAATATTATTGATTATGGACGCATTTGTCCTGAAGCAATAGCTTAAAATTAAAATGCcttcatgatggatttgtttcttataaaaaaCACAGCTTTCCACTTCACATGACctgaattgatggactggagtggtgtggattacttagattactgtgatgtttttttatcagctctcaggcgagtatattttcatttttgggtgaacttttccttaaatgtttaaatgcattatGATTAATTCTGTGTTGGGACAACATTTGATGTCCGATGTAAATCTCTGGGTCCTAAAGCGTGTCCCCATCCATCTACCTGCGGTGTTCGAGGAGGAGTTTGTGCTGCTTGTTTGGCTCTGAAGCAGATGAGAGAGTTTGTTTCCGGAGATCCCCGGACCCCAATCGTGGATCTCCTCCTGGCCTTCAGTTGAGCAACTCGGGATTTATCTGAGAAGAAAACTCAGTATTAAAGAGATAAGAAATATGACTACGGTGTCATtaaatactcaccctcatgtcgttccaaaccagacGTCTTCGTTCATCCTCAGAACACAAAGAAAGACATCCTCGATGAACTCCGTGAGCTCTTTGACCATCTGTAAACATGAGGATACTACTACCACCATAAAGGCTCAGAAACATAGCAAAGACATCGTTAAAATActcaatgtgacatcagtggttcaactgtaatcttacaaaaataatttttgtgcgcaaagaaaaccaaaataatgaTTGTATTAATAAGTAAATGACGTATCCGCATACATGCgttatttatatatgtgatgCTCCAAGATGGCACTATATGGTGATgcggaggagacgaattgtttgGTTTTCTtcgtgcacaaaaagtattatttttgctTCGTAAAATTatgccacatggactattttaatgatgtcattGCTTCGCTTCTGAACCTTAATCGTGAAAAGACCTTGCTGTCTATGAacggtcagagagctctcggagtTCATCAagaacatctt harbors:
- the LOC132140532 gene encoding cell division cycle-associated protein 2-like, which encodes MELTEARGVDFSTLSPSQFGISTNSFLPSSRIKDKSRVAQLKARRRSTIGVRGSPETNSLICFRAKQAAQTPPRTPQLLQGSPFLSRGDSLKKKMAAFQSLMEEDEERDEQKKNEENESDKSTLAQDCKNGKENMLPAHSPNASMTPPPSKKRRRAPLRHCEDKITETPLPCHTFTSQPEPALKSFTSQSQRPLSDLDSDAKNELLSSPMLSKPEGKGTLSARKCLGI